The following are from one region of the Thermoanaerobaculia bacterium genome:
- the queD gene encoding 6-carboxytetrahydropterin synthase QueD, which produces MYAVSREIDFSSAHAIRDHQGGCQHMHGHNYRLTVVVKSETLNSMGMVIDFKDLNEILKSVVRSFDHAVLNEVPPFDHMNPTAENMARYFFEQIESKVTHSGIQVERVELRETPTACAYYMRT; this is translated from the coding sequence ATGTATGCGGTATCCAGAGAAATCGACTTTTCTTCTGCCCATGCCATCCGGGACCACCAGGGCGGATGTCAACACATGCATGGTCACAATTACCGTTTGACGGTTGTAGTAAAATCAGAGACCCTGAATTCCATGGGAATGGTGATTGACTTCAAGGATCTGAATGAAATATTAAAGTCTGTCGTCCGATCCTTCGATCATGCCGTTCTTAACGAGGTCCCGCCCTTTGATCATATGAATCCAACGGCGGAAAACATGGCCCGATACTTTTTTGAGCAGATCGAGTCAAAAGTTACACATTCGGGAATTCAGGTAGAGCGTGTGGAGCTCAGGGAAACTCCAACAGCCTGCGCCTATTACATGAGGACATAA